Proteins encoded in a region of the Hypanus sabinus isolate sHypSab1 chromosome 12, sHypSab1.hap1, whole genome shotgun sequence genome:
- the prph2a gene encoding peripherin-2a codes for MAILKIKFNVQKRVKLAQGLWLLNWFCVIVGIVIFGMGLFLKIELRKRSELMDNEESHLVPNSLILVGLTACAINCFGGKFCYDSLDPAKYARWKSVLKFYLAFFLFFAFLTFIAVLLCFMMRIYLEDTLAKGLKNGMKFYRDTDTPGRCFMKKTIDQLQIDFRCCGNNGFRDWFEIQWISNRYLDFSSKEVKDRVKSNVEGKYLVDGVPFSCCNPSSPRPCIQQQITNNSAHYSYEFQSEELNLWTRGCKQALLNYYANMMHSIGALVLFGWVLEVTGMVGMQYLHTALDSIANPEDPDCESEGWLMEKGLKETIKSMLESIKELGKFNQVATTAEEEKKQEDTTVATVS; via the exons ATGGCCATTCTGAAAATCAAGTTCAACGTGCAGAAAAGGGTGAAATTGGCCCAGGGTCTGTGGCTGCTGAACTGGTTCTGTGTCATAGTGGGAATCGTCATCTTTGGAATGGGCTTGTTCCTCAAGATCGAGCTCAGGAAACGGAGCGAGCTAATGGACAATGAAGAGAGCCACTTGGTGCCCAACTCCCTGATACTGGTGGGTCTTACGGCCTGCGCCATCAACTGCTTTGGTGGCAAGTTTTGCTACGACTCACTCGATCCGGCTAAGTATGCCCGATGGAAATCGGTGCTCAAGTTCTACCTGGCgttctttttgttttttgcttTCTTGACCTTCATCGCTGTGTTGTTGTGCTTCATGATGAGGATTTACCTGGAAGACACTCTAGCCAAAGGGCTGAAGAACGGCATGAAATTCTACAGGGATACCGACACCCCGGGCAGGTGCTTCATGAAGAAAACCATCGACCAGCTGCAGATAGATTTTCGCTGCTGTGGGAACAACGGCTTCCGTGACTGGTTTGAAATCCAGTGGATCAGCAACAGATACCTGGACTTCAGCTCCAAGGAGGTGAAAGA CCGTGTAAAGAGCAACGTAGAGGGGAAGTATCTGGTGGACGGGGTCCCATTCAGTTGCTGCAATCCGTCTTCTCCTCGGCCCTGTATCCAGCAGCAGATCACCAATaattcagcccattacagctaCGAGTTCCAGTCAGAAGAGCTAAACCTGTGGACACGAGGATGCAAGCAAGCACTGCTCAATTACTACGCCAATATGATGCACTCAATTGGAGCTCTCGTCTTATTTGGTTGGGTACTGGAG GTAACAGGGATGGTCGGGATGCAGTATTTGCACACAGCCCTAGACAGCATTGCAAACCCTGAAGATCCTGACTGTGAAAGTGAGGGCTGGTTAATGGAGAAAGGCCTGAAGGAAACAATTAAATCTATGCTGGAAAGCATTAAAGAGCTGGGTAAGTTTAATCAAGTAGCCACAACAGCTGAAGAGGAGAAAAAGCAAGAGGATACGACTGTTGCCACAGTCAGCTGA